The Apium graveolens cultivar Ventura chromosome 6, ASM990537v1, whole genome shotgun sequence genome contains a region encoding:
- the LOC141665967 gene encoding uncharacterized protein LOC141665967: protein MIVVLRMLVYDATADQCAKICRMGESTTLECMKKFCQQVEGLFSEEYLRAPTPVDLRRLLARGEHRGFPGQSPVFDKVITGNSPTVVFHVNGKRYNNAYYLVDGIYSRYSTFVKTISNPSTQSHKLFVKKHEACRKDFEWCFGILQYRWAILRHGSQMHKRFTLRSIMMTCIILHNMIVEDEFVESVEEDLMNPSASHIYDGPVDCNGVRISFAQV from the exons ATGATTGTTGTATTACGAATGCTAGTTTACGATGCAACAGCTGATCAATGTGCTAAAATATGTAGAATGGGAGAATCAACTACACTTGAGTGCATGAAAAAGTTTTGTCAGCAAGTGGAAGGACTCTTTAGTGAAGAGTACCTTCGTGCTCCAACACCTGTAGATTTAAGAAGGCTTCTAGCAAGAGGTGAACATAGAGGATTTCCAG GTCAGTCTCCCGTATTTGATAAAGTTATCACAGGAAATAGCCCAACAGTGGTGTTTCACGTTAATGGCAAAAGATACAATAATGCTTATTATCTTGTTGATGGGATTTATTCTAGGTATTCAACATTTGTAAAAACTATATCAAATCCTTCCACTCAATCACACAAATTGTTTGTTAAGAAACATGAAGCATGTCGTAAAGATTTTGAGTGGTGTTTTGGTATCTTGCAATATCGATGGGCAATTCTTCGCCACGGTTCTCAGATGCACAAGCGTTTTACACTTAGAAGTATCATGATGACTTGCATCATATTGCATAACATGATAGTTGAGGATGAATTTGTGGAGTCGGTAGAAGAAGATCTAATGAATCCATCAGCATCACATATTTATGATGGGCCGGTAGATTGTAATGGAGTTAGAATTTCTTTCGCACAAGTATAA